One Caloenas nicobarica isolate bCalNic1 chromosome 36, bCalNic1.hap1, whole genome shotgun sequence genomic window carries:
- the OLFM2 gene encoding noelin-2 — MTVPLLKIGAVLSTMAMVTNWMSQTLPSLVGLNGTAVSRAGTSEKITLFQSPDEGWQVYTSAQAPDGKCLCTAVIPVQGTCSRDLRSHQLRQLMEKVQNISQSMEVLDLRTYRDLQYVRNTESLMKGLDSRLKVAAESQRSLNAKSFQELKDKMTELLPLLPVLDQYKSDTRLIVHLKEEVRNLSGSLLAIQEEMGAYDYEELQQRVLMLEARLHACMQKLGCGKLTGVSNPITIRASGSRFGSWMTDTMTPSADSRVWYMDGYYKGRRVLEFRTLNDFVTGQNFVQHLLPHPWAGTGHVVFNGSLYYNKYQSNIAVKYHFRSRSVLVQRSLAGAGYNNTFPYSWGGFSDIDFMVDESGLWAVYTTNQNAGNIVVSRVDPQTLEVLRSWDTGYPKRSAGESFMICGTLYVTNSHLAGAKIYFAYYTNTSSYEYTDIPFHNQYSHISMLDYNPRERVLYTWNNGHQVIYNVTLFHVIKTSGEL, encoded by the exons ATGACGGTGCCGCTGCTGAAGATCGGGGCCGTGCTGAGCACCATGGCCATGGTCACCAACTGGATGTCCCAGACGCTGCCCTCGCTCGTGGGGCTCAACGGCACCGCCGTGTCCCGGGCCGGCACCTCCGAGAAGATC ACCCTTTTCCAGAGCCCCGACGAGGGCTGGCAGGTTTACACCTCGGCGCAAGCCCCCGACGGCAAATGCCTCTGCACGGCCGTCATCCCCGTCCAGGGCACCTGCTCCCGCGACCTGCGCAGCCACCAGCTCCGCCAGCTCATGGAGAAG GTGCAGAACATCTCCCAGTCCATGGAGGTGCTGGATCTGCGGACGTACCGGGACCTGCAGTACGTGCGCAACACCGAGTCCCTGATGAAGGGCTTGGACTCGCGGCTGAAGGTGGCTGCTGAGAGCCAGCGGAGCCTCAACGCCAAGAGCTTCCAG GAGCTGAAGGACAAGATGAcggagctgctgcctctgctgcctgtCCTGGATCAGTACAAGTCGGACACACGGCTGATCGTGCACCTGAAGGAGGAGGTGAGGAACCTGTCCGGGAGCCTGCTGGCCATCCAGGAGGAGATGGGCGCCTACGACTacgaggagctgcagcagcgggTGCTGATGCTGGAGGCTCGGCTGCACGCCTGCATGCAAAAACTGG GCTGCGGGAAGCTGACGGGCGTCAGCAACCCCATCACCATCCGAGCGTCGGGCTCCCGCTTCGGGTCATGGATGACGGACACGATGACGCCCAGCGCCGACAGTCGG GTGTGGTACATGGACGGCTACTACAAGGGCCGCCGCGTCTTGGAGTTTCGGACCTTGAACGACTTCGTGACGGGGCAGAACTTCGTGCAGCATCTCCTGCCGCATCCCTGGGCCGGCACCGGCCACGTGGTCTTCAACGGGTCCCTCTACTACAACAAATACCAGAGCAACATCGCCGTCAAGTACCACTTTCGCTCCCGCAGCGTCCTGGTGCAGCGCAGCCTCGCCGGCGCCGGCTACAACAACACCTTCCCCTATTCCTGGGGCGGCTTCTCCGACATCGACTTCATGGTGGACGAGAGCGGCTTGTGGGCCGTCTACACCACCAACCAGAACGCCGGCAACATCGTGGTGAGCCGGGTGGACCCCCAGACGCTGGAGGTGCTGCGGAGCTGGGACACGGGGTACCCCAAACGCAGCGCCGGCGAGTCCTTCATGATCTGCGGCACGCTCTACGTCACCAACTCCCACCTCGCCGGCGCCAAGATCTATTTCGCCTACTACACAAACACTTCCAGCTACGAGTACACGGATATCCCCTTCCACAACCAGTATTCCCACATATCCATGCTGGACTACAACCCGCGGGAGAGGGTGCTCTACACCTGGAACAACGGCCACCAGGTCATCTACAACGTCACGCTCTTCCACGTCATAAAGACGTCGGGGGAGCTGTGA